A single region of the Leptodactylus fuscus isolate aLepFus1 chromosome 5, aLepFus1.hap2, whole genome shotgun sequence genome encodes:
- the ENTPD4 gene encoding ectonucleoside triphosphate diphosphohydrolase 4 isoform X1 produces MWSLPCSTQLKSKMGRLSISCLLPASWHFSISPGGCPRALNTTLRQLVIIGAVAGILFFLIYSLLLVRTKYSRSQRDRNYHRYLARVTDMEATDTGNPNINYGVVVDCGSSGSRIFVYCWPRHNGNPHDLLDIKQMRDQNRKTVVMKIKPGISELAKTPEKASDYISPLLNFAASHIPREKHKETPLYILCTAGLRILTESQQEAILEDLRTDIPVHYDFLFSDSHAEVISGKQEGVYAWIGINFVLGRFDHIEDEDEAVVEVNVPGTDKKDAIIRKRTAGILDMGGVSTQIAYEVPKSVSFASSQQEEMAKNLLAEFNLGCDAHETQHVYRVYVATFLGFGGNAARQRYEERIFSSTMEKNRLLGKKVGLTEDVPYLDPCLPLDIPDEIKQGGQTMFLRGTGDFHLCRRIIQPLMNLSNETQTTLNGVYQPPLPYHNSEFYGFSEFYYCTEDVLRMGGDYNSARFLPAAKDYCATKWSVLKERFDRGLYATHADLHRLKYQCFKSAWMYEVFHTGFSFPSNYSNLKTVLQVYDKEVQWTLGAILYRTRFLPLRDIQQEQFRGSHPHWRGASFVYNHYLFLVCFLVVLLSIMLYLLRLRRIHRRMQRNTSSSALWVEQGLQPSGLPSPL; encoded by the exons ATGTGGTCCTTGCCCTGCTCAACTCAACTCAAGTCCAAAATGGGAAG GCTAAGCATATCCTGCCTCCTTCCCGCTTCCTGGCACTTTAGTATCTCCCCTGGTGGATGCCCTCGTGCCCTGAATACCACTCTGCGGCAGCTGGTGATTATTGGCGCCGTGGCCGGCATTCTGTTCTTTCTGATCTACTCTCTACTATTGGTCAGGACTAAGTACAGTCGCTCCCAGCGAGACCGAAACTATCACAG GTATCTGGCTCGTGTTACTGATATGGAAGCGACTGACACAGGCAACCCCAATATCAACTACGGAGTAGTGGTGGACTGTGGAAGCAGCGGATCAAGGATATTTGTGTACTGCTGGCCCCGGCATAATGGCAATCCACACGACCTGCTGGATATAAAACAAATGAGAGACCAGAACAGAAAGACTGTGGTGATGAAGATCAAACCag GTATTTCAGAGCTCGCCAAGACCCCAGAGAAAGCCAGCGACTATATCTCTCCTCTGCTGAACTTCGCTGCCAGTCATATTCCCAGGGAAAAGCACAAAGAGACCCCCCTCTATATTCTGTGCACGGCAGGTCTCCGCATCCTGACAGAGAG CCAGCAGGAGGCGATACTTGAAGATCTCCGGACAGATATCCCAGTACATTATGACTTCCTTTTCTCTGACTCCCACGCTGAAGTTATCTCAGGAAAGCAGGAAG GGGTGTACGCCTGGATTGGCATCAATTTTGTTCTCGGTCGCTTTGATCACATAGAAGATG AGGATGAAGCGGTGGTGGAGGTAAACGTGCCCGGGACCGATAAAAAGGACGCCATAATACGCAAACGCACAGCGGGCATTTTGGACATGGGTGGTGTCTCCACTCAGATTGCATATGAAGTACCTAAAAGTGTAAGCTTTGCCTCCTCTCAGCAG GAAGAAATGGCTAAGAACCTGCTGGCAGAGTTCAACCTTGGCTGCGACGCCCACGAGACTCAGCACGTGTACAGAGTTTACGTGGCCACTTTCCTAGGATTTGGGGGCAATGCAGCTAGACAGAGGTATGAGGAACGCATCTTCTCCAGCACGATGGAAAAGAACAG ACTTCTAGGGAAGAAAGTTGGACTGACTGAAGATGTGCCATACCTTGACCCGTGCCTTCCTTTGGACATCCCAGATGAGATTAAGCAAGGGGGTCAGACCATGTTTTTACGTGGCACCGGTGACTTTCATCTTTGCCGCCGGATTATCCAGCCTCTAATGAACTTGTCCAATGAGACTCAGACAACCTTAAATGGTGTTTACCAGCCCCCGCTGCCCTATCATAACAGCGAGTTTTATGGCTTTTCTGAATTCTACTACTGTACGGAGGATGTTTTGCGCATGGGGGGCGACTACAACTCTGCTCGTTTTCTGCCTGCAGCAAAG gaTTATTGTGCCACTAAGTGGTCCGTTTTAAAGGAGAGGTTTGATCGTGGCCTATATGCAACACACGCTGACCTGCATCGGCTTAA GTACCAGTGCTTTAAGTCTGCCTGGATGTATGAGGTTTTCCATACAGGCTTCTCCTTCCCTTCCAACTACAGCAACCTTAAAACTGTCTTGCAAGTGTATGATAAAGAGGTTCAGTGGACTCTCGGAGCAATATTGTACCGGACTAGATTCCTGCCGTTGAG AGACATCCAGCAGGAGCAGTTCCGTGGCAGCCACCCTCACTGGCGAGGAGCATCATTCGTGTACAACCATTATCTGTTTTTGGTCTGTTTCCTTGTGGTCCTGCTCTCCATCATGTTATACCTACTGAGGCTGCGCCGCATTCACCGCCGCATGCAGAGGAACACGTCGTCTTCTGCCCTGTGGGTGGAGCAAGGGTTACAGCCATCGGGACTTCCCAGCCCCTTGTAA
- the ENTPD4 gene encoding ectonucleoside triphosphate diphosphohydrolase 4 isoform X2, which translates to MWSLPCSTQLKSKMGRLSISCLLPASWHFSISPGGCPRALNTTLRQLVIIGAVAGILFFLIYSLLLVRTKYSRSQRDRNYHRYLARVTDMEATDTGNPNINYGVVVDCGSSGSRIFVYCWPRHNGNPHDLLDIKQMRDQNRKTVVMKIKPGISELAKTPEKASDYISPLLNFAASHIPREKHKETPLYILCTAGLRILTESQQEAILEDLRTDIPVHYDFLFSDSHAEVISGKQEGVYAWIGINFVLGRFDHIEDEDEAVVEVNVPGTDKKDAIIRKRTAGILDMGGVSTQIAYEVPKSEEMAKNLLAEFNLGCDAHETQHVYRVYVATFLGFGGNAARQRYEERIFSSTMEKNRLLGKKVGLTEDVPYLDPCLPLDIPDEIKQGGQTMFLRGTGDFHLCRRIIQPLMNLSNETQTTLNGVYQPPLPYHNSEFYGFSEFYYCTEDVLRMGGDYNSARFLPAAKDYCATKWSVLKERFDRGLYATHADLHRLKYQCFKSAWMYEVFHTGFSFPSNYSNLKTVLQVYDKEVQWTLGAILYRTRFLPLRDIQQEQFRGSHPHWRGASFVYNHYLFLVCFLVVLLSIMLYLLRLRRIHRRMQRNTSSSALWVEQGLQPSGLPSPL; encoded by the exons ATGTGGTCCTTGCCCTGCTCAACTCAACTCAAGTCCAAAATGGGAAG GCTAAGCATATCCTGCCTCCTTCCCGCTTCCTGGCACTTTAGTATCTCCCCTGGTGGATGCCCTCGTGCCCTGAATACCACTCTGCGGCAGCTGGTGATTATTGGCGCCGTGGCCGGCATTCTGTTCTTTCTGATCTACTCTCTACTATTGGTCAGGACTAAGTACAGTCGCTCCCAGCGAGACCGAAACTATCACAG GTATCTGGCTCGTGTTACTGATATGGAAGCGACTGACACAGGCAACCCCAATATCAACTACGGAGTAGTGGTGGACTGTGGAAGCAGCGGATCAAGGATATTTGTGTACTGCTGGCCCCGGCATAATGGCAATCCACACGACCTGCTGGATATAAAACAAATGAGAGACCAGAACAGAAAGACTGTGGTGATGAAGATCAAACCag GTATTTCAGAGCTCGCCAAGACCCCAGAGAAAGCCAGCGACTATATCTCTCCTCTGCTGAACTTCGCTGCCAGTCATATTCCCAGGGAAAAGCACAAAGAGACCCCCCTCTATATTCTGTGCACGGCAGGTCTCCGCATCCTGACAGAGAG CCAGCAGGAGGCGATACTTGAAGATCTCCGGACAGATATCCCAGTACATTATGACTTCCTTTTCTCTGACTCCCACGCTGAAGTTATCTCAGGAAAGCAGGAAG GGGTGTACGCCTGGATTGGCATCAATTTTGTTCTCGGTCGCTTTGATCACATAGAAGATG AGGATGAAGCGGTGGTGGAGGTAAACGTGCCCGGGACCGATAAAAAGGACGCCATAATACGCAAACGCACAGCGGGCATTTTGGACATGGGTGGTGTCTCCACTCAGATTGCATATGAAGTACCTAAAAGT GAAGAAATGGCTAAGAACCTGCTGGCAGAGTTCAACCTTGGCTGCGACGCCCACGAGACTCAGCACGTGTACAGAGTTTACGTGGCCACTTTCCTAGGATTTGGGGGCAATGCAGCTAGACAGAGGTATGAGGAACGCATCTTCTCCAGCACGATGGAAAAGAACAG ACTTCTAGGGAAGAAAGTTGGACTGACTGAAGATGTGCCATACCTTGACCCGTGCCTTCCTTTGGACATCCCAGATGAGATTAAGCAAGGGGGTCAGACCATGTTTTTACGTGGCACCGGTGACTTTCATCTTTGCCGCCGGATTATCCAGCCTCTAATGAACTTGTCCAATGAGACTCAGACAACCTTAAATGGTGTTTACCAGCCCCCGCTGCCCTATCATAACAGCGAGTTTTATGGCTTTTCTGAATTCTACTACTGTACGGAGGATGTTTTGCGCATGGGGGGCGACTACAACTCTGCTCGTTTTCTGCCTGCAGCAAAG gaTTATTGTGCCACTAAGTGGTCCGTTTTAAAGGAGAGGTTTGATCGTGGCCTATATGCAACACACGCTGACCTGCATCGGCTTAA GTACCAGTGCTTTAAGTCTGCCTGGATGTATGAGGTTTTCCATACAGGCTTCTCCTTCCCTTCCAACTACAGCAACCTTAAAACTGTCTTGCAAGTGTATGATAAAGAGGTTCAGTGGACTCTCGGAGCAATATTGTACCGGACTAGATTCCTGCCGTTGAG AGACATCCAGCAGGAGCAGTTCCGTGGCAGCCACCCTCACTGGCGAGGAGCATCATTCGTGTACAACCATTATCTGTTTTTGGTCTGTTTCCTTGTGGTCCTGCTCTCCATCATGTTATACCTACTGAGGCTGCGCCGCATTCACCGCCGCATGCAGAGGAACACGTCGTCTTCTGCCCTGTGGGTGGAGCAAGGGTTACAGCCATCGGGACTTCCCAGCCCCTTGTAA